One stretch of Thermoproteales archaeon DNA includes these proteins:
- a CDS encoding cysteine hydrolase, translating to MVVVKVPEYEIIEDKVVLESDKTALVIIDMQNDFVDPKGKLCVPEARKTVPNIQKLLRKARESGVRAFFTQDWHRKDDIEFKIWGEHAIGGSWGAEIIEELKPRNDEIIIRKLRYDAFFCTPLDHLLRIYKIENLVITGTVANICVLHTAGSAALLGYKIIVPVDCISALTDFDRYATYRQIHFLYKGVLTKSDYIEFR from the coding sequence ATGGTTGTCGTAAAAGTCCCCGAGTATGAAATTATAGAAGATAAGGTAGTGCTAGAATCTGATAAAACTGCGCTAGTTATAATCGATATGCAGAACGATTTCGTAGATCCTAAGGGCAAGCTTTGCGTTCCCGAAGCTCGAAAAACTGTTCCAAATATTCAGAAGTTGTTAAGGAAGGCGAGAGAATCCGGGGTTAGAGCGTTTTTTACCCAAGACTGGCATCGGAAAGATGATATAGAATTTAAAATTTGGGGAGAACATGCAATAGGCGGATCATGGGGCGCTGAAATTATCGAAGAATTAAAGCCTAGAAATGATGAAATTATTATAAGAAAATTGAGGTACGACGCTTTTTTTTGTACTCCACTTGATCATCTATTGAGGATATACAAGATTGAGAATCTCGTGATAACCGGAACGGTAGCGAATATATGCGTATTGCACACAGCAGGATCAGCAGCGTTGCTAGGCTATAAGATTATAGTTCCTGTGGATTGTATATCTGCACTTACCGACTTTGATAGGTACGCGACGTATCGGCAGATACATTTTTTATATAAGGGAGTTTTAACGAAATCGGATTACATCGAGTTTAGATGA